The DNA sequence TCTTTCCTATGGACGATCCGGAGGCCGGGTTGATGCGGGTGCTCTATCGTGACCACGCCGCTGCGCTGTGGCGCTATGCGGTGCGGCTCACCGGTGATCCGGTTCGCGCCGAAGATGTGGTTCAGGAGACCCTGCTGCGGGCCTGGCAGCATCCGGAGGTGACCGAGGACGCCGAGCGCTCCGCGCGGGCCTGGCTGTTCACCGTGGCACGCAACATGATCATCGATGAGCGCCGCAGTGCCCGCTTCCGCAAGGAAACGGACTCGCTGGACACCCCCGGTGCACCCGACCGGCCGGGGCCCGATGAGGTCAACGTGGCGCTGGACCGGCTGCTGCTGGGCGACGCCCTGGCTCAGCTCTCTGCCGATCACCGTGCCGTGATCCGGCGGTCCTACTATCTGGGCTGGAGCACCGCGCAGATTGCCGCGGATCTGCAGATCGCCGAGGGGACGGTGAAGTCGCGGCTGCATTACGCGGTGCGCGCGCTAAGGCTCACACTTCAGGAGATGGGGGTGACGAGATGACCGGCGCCGACCCCTACGAGATGTGGGACGCCGCCTACGTCCTCGGCTCGTTGTCCAGTACTGAGCGCCGCGAATACGAAGCCCACCTGGCGCAGTGCTCGCCGTGCCGTTCGGCGGTGGCCGAGCTCAGCGGGATGCCCGCGCTGCTGGCGATGATCGGACCGCAGGACGTCGCCGCGATCGACGAGGGCGCTCTGGAGCCGCCGCCGATCCGGGCGGAATTGCTCGACGAGGTGCTGGCCGAAGTCCATCGGCGCCGTCGTCGCACCCGCTGGTTGACCTGGTCGGTGAGCGCTGCCGCCGCGGCGGTGCTGCTGGTCGGGGTGATCCTGACGATCGCACCCGCGCAGCTCGGGGGTTCCCCGAAGGACGCGCGGGTCGGCGTCGTCGCGCTGAACATGACGCCGGCCGCAACGCCCTCGGAATTCGATGCCACCGTGGTGCTGCGCAGCGAGGGATGGGGCACTCACGTGGAGATGACGTGCACCTATCGCGAGGAGTCGGCCTCCCATGACGGCTCCGGCGGCGACAAGCTGGCCATGTACGCGATCGGCCGGGACGGTTCGCGGGTACAACTGGCGACCTGGATGGCGCAGCAGGGGGCCACTGCCTCGCCGTCCGGCAGTACCTCGATGGCCATCGGCGATATCGCCGCCGTGCAGGTGGTGTCGGCGGACACCGGCGACGTGCTGCTACAGCACAGCCTGTGAGCCGCGGGTGTAGGGCACTATGGGCGGATGCCGGCACCTGAGAAGCGAGATCCCATTGCTGCGGCGCGCGCCAACTGGGAGCGCGCCGGCTGGGGTGATGTGGCCGAGGGGATGGTCGCCGTCACCTCGGTGATGCGCGCTCACCAGATCCTGCTGGCCCGGGTGGAGACCGCGTTGCGCCCCTACGACCTCAGCTTCTCGCGGTTCGAGTTATTGCGGCTGCTGGCCTTCAGCCGCACCGGTGCGCTGCCCATCACCAAGGCCTCTGACCGGCTGCAGGTGCACGTCACCAGCGTGACCCATGCCATCCGCCGGCTCGAGTCCGACGGTTTGGTCATGCGGGTGCCGCATCCGACCGACGGACGCACCACGCTGGTGCAGATCACCGACCTTGGCCGCTCGACGGTCGAGGACGCCACCGCCACGCTCAACCAGCAGGTGTTCGCCGACATCGGGATGTCGCCGACACAGGCCCGGGCGCTGGTGGGTTCGATCGAGACCCTGCGCCACCACGCCGGCGACTTCTGAGCTCGCCGCGCGGCGTGAGCAGACGAAAAATCGCATGAATTCGGCTGAATTCGTGCGATTTTGCGTCTGCTCGTCAGCGGCTGGCCAGGCGGGCAGCTTCCCGTTGCGCATCGGCGACCGGGATCTGGCTGCGCGAGCCGGCGAGTTTGGCGCGCAGGTGTTCTCCCACGGTCACCGGTTCGTAGAGGGCAGGTGAGGTGGCCTCGACGCACGTCGGCAGTGGGGCGATGACGGCGTCGACGTTTCCGTCGTGGAAGAACGCCGCCGAGCGGCGCGGCACCAGCACACCACCAACGATCGGCGCGGCGACGCGGTGCATGGTGGAGATCCACTGGTCGTTGGTCCACCGCGCCAGGGCGTCACCGAGGTTCACCAGCAGCGCCCCCGGAGCCGGCTGAACCGGGTGCCAGAATCCTTCGCTGCCAAGGACTTCCAGGCCAGGCGCCTGGTCGGCCCACAGCACGGTGACGATGCCGTAGTCGGTGTGCGCGCCCATGCCGAGCTGGTCGGGTTCGACCGTCATGTCGGCGGCGGGCAACCGGTAGTTGACCATCCGCAGGGTGTCGATGGAGTGGGTGGTGAATCTGCTCAGGCCGTCGTCTCCGACACCGAGGGCGCGCCCGAACGCCCGGACCAGTGTCCGTGCCACACCGCCGGCGGCCTCGAACCAGGCTTGCACGGCGCCGGCGAAGCCAGGCACCTCGGCGGGCCAGATGTTGTCCGGGTAATCCTCCTGCGGCAGGGTGATATCGGTGAAGTCACCGGCTTGGCTGCCGACGTTGAACGACTCGAAGAGGTCGGCCGGGGTGATCAGGCCAAGGCTGGTGGCCAGTGCCTCGGATTTGGGCGGGCTGTAGCCCCGATTCACCGCGGGCGGGCAGCGGTAGGTCATCTTGGTGGCGGCGTCGAGGGCGAAGAACGCGTCGGTGGCGGCGGTGAAGGCGGCCAGTGTTCCTGCGCTGATGCCGTGCCCGATGATCTGCATGAAGCCGACCGTCCTTGCCGCTTGGTCGATCTGGGCGGCGACGGTGTCCCGGTCGCGTTCGGTGGCATCGCCGTCTCGGTAGGCGGTGATGTCGATGGAGGGGATGTGGAGCTGTCCGTCCGTGGTCCTGGCACTCGCCATGGTTGGTGTCCTCCTTCGGTTCAGGCGACGGTGGCGGCGGCGCCGCGTTCCAGTAGATAGTCCCCGGAGCGCACCGGCGGGTAGTCGGCGTGACCGATGCCTGGGATGGGCTCGACGATGGTGTCGACGTCGGTCTCGCAGAACATGATCAGCGACACCAGGTCTTCGTCGGGTGCGGTGTCGCTTGGTGGGAGCACCCGATGCCGGGTGGATCGCCAACGGTCACCGGTCCAGCGGGCTAACAGGTCACCGATGTTGATGGTCAGCGCACCGTCGAGGTAGGGCGCCGGCTCCCAGGTGTCGTCGGGCAGCTGCACTTCCAGTCCACCGTAGCCGGGCTGGCGGTCCAGCAGTGTGAGCATGCCCCAGTCGGTGTGCGGGGCGATCCGGTACTGGCCGGGTGCTGGCACTCCGGTCGCGGTCAGCGGCGGGTAACGGTTGATGTTGAAGGTGTGCGGTGAGTTCAGGGAGCGGGTCACGAACCAATCGGTGGGCAATCCGAGCGCGGCGGCACAGATGCGCAGCAGGTCCAAGTAGAGGGCGTGCATGTCGGCTGCGTACCGCTCGCATAGTGGTTGCAGCTCAGGGACTTCGGCCGGCCAGACGTTCTCGGCGAACCACTCGCGGTCGACGGTCTTGTTGCCGGTCCGAAGCGGGCGCCCGAGGGTGAAGCTCTCTTTCAGATCGGCGGGGGTGTTGTCGGTGGACTCACCGTAGAAGCTATTGGTCTCCCTGCCTTGGCCTACCCATCCGCGGCCATAGACGGGTGCCGCGTAGCGCGTCTTGGTCTCGGCCGGCAGGGCGAAGAACCGTCGTGCCGCGGCGCGGATGTCAGCAGCGAGGTTGGCGCTCACTGGGTGCCCGGTCAGCATCATGAAACCCGATGTGCGCAGGGCGTCGTCGACTGCCCGGGCCGTTGTGGTGATGCCGGTGTCCGAGCCGGTCCGGCACGGGCGAATGTCGATGAGGGGAATCATCTGTTAGATCTCCTTGGCGCTCAGGGTGATACGGCGGGACAGCAGGTAGTAGGTGATCGCACCGACGATCAGGCCGGCTGGTGCGCTCAGGTCCAGGCCACCGGTGGCGGCAGCCAGTGGCCCGACGAACGGGGTGGTGTTCAGCCAGAGCAGCGCGGCGATCATGCCGGCGGCCTGGGCGGCCAGGCCGCGGTAGCCGAATCCGGGTCCGCCGCCAGTGAGGAGCCGTGGCTCGTAGCTGCCGCGGCGCAGCAGGTAGTCGACGATGAAGATGCCGGCCCAGGGTGCAAACCAGACGATCATGAACAACAGGAAATTACCGAGGAAGGCGTTGAACGACCCGGACAGGACGACCAGGAGTCCGACCGCGGCGCAGATCACGCCGTCCACGGCGACCGCCTGCCATCGGCCGATGCGAATTCCCATGGCCTGCAGGGTGACTCCGGAGGAGTACAGGTCGACGGCGTTCACCGTGATCATCTGGATGATGAGGAAGATCAGGTAGGGCACCACGAACCAGGCCGGGTATCCGGTGGTGAGCCCGCCGATCGGGTCGGTGGCGGCGGGGATCACCATGGCGACGGCCACGCCGAGCAGCATCAGCACGCTCTGTGGCAGTGCGCCACCGACGAACACCCAACCCACGAGTGCCTTCTTGGAGACGGTCGGGGGTAGGTAGCGCGAGTAGTCGGCGGCGTTGGGGCACCAGCCCAGCCCGGACCCGCTGGCTGCCAACGCGACCCCGCCGAGGAAGACCGCGAGGCTGCCGGGGGCGACGGTGGTGATCTCCAGCCGGCTGGCGGTCAACCAGGCCAGTACCAGGAACAGTGCGGTGAACGGGATGATCAGGCTGCGAAGCACTTTCGTGATGGCCCGGTGGCCGAGGATCGGCAGCAGGCTCTGCGCGACGGCCAGCGCCAGAACCACCGTGACCGTGCCCGGGGTGCCCAGTGTGACACCGGCGAGGCCGAACAGGGCGATGGCGGCCAGCGACATCAGGGCGAGGTCGAGGACTTCATAGCCGATCTGCATGACCCAGTTGAACAGGGCCAGCAGCCGATTACCGTGATGGCCGAAGGCCGCCCGGTTGATGGTGAAGGTCGTGGTGCCCGCGGCGGGTCCGGCCAGGCTGCACAGGCCGGTCAGCACCCAGGTCAGGTTGCCCAGCAGGATCGCCAGGACGCACTGCCACCAGTTGAGCCCGAACACCACCAACAGCGCGCCGTAGACGACGACCTGCACGTTGAGCACCAGACCGCTCCACATCATGCCGATCTGTCGTGCCGTCCCGTGCCGTTCATCGTGGTCGATGAGGTCGATGCCGTGCTTCTCGATCAGCGGTTGACTGGCGGTGGTTATCGGTGGTGGCTGCTGCCCGGACAGGGCGACGGTGGCATCTGCAGTCATAATTGAGTTCTCCCTGGGATGCGGTGTAGTGAGGAGGGCGGCCATCCGCGGCAATGCGATAGCTGTGAACAATCACTTTGGGCTTTCTGAATGTCCTCAGCGTTCAGATTGGGTTACTGGGGTGTTACTGCATGGACGATGACGACCGCACGGTGAACGTCCTGATCGGCGAGACCGTCCGGACCATGCGTGAGAAGTCGGGCTTATCGATGCGTGAGCTCGCCCGCCGCGCCGGGGTCAGCCAGCCGTTCCTCAGTCAGATCGAGAGGGGCGTCAGCGCGCCCTCGATGGTGACCATCTACCGATTGGCCGAGGCTCTCGACATCCTCCCGGGCGCGTTGTTGCCGGCCCTGATGCCCACCCGGGTGACTGTCGTCCGCGCTGACGAGGGCCGGACGATCCCGGTGGCGAACCGTGCGGATGCTGCGGTGGGGCGCGCCATTCTGATGCAGCCGGAAAATCCGCTCGAGGTCATCGAATACCGGATCGAGCCGGGTCAGTATGTCGAGGAGTGGTTCTCCTCACCCGGCGAACTCGGCCTCTATCTCGTCAGCGGCCTACTCGAGGTTGACGTCGAAGGTCACCCCAGCGTGCGTCTGCACAGTGGTGACTTTCTCACCCACCCGGCCTCGCTACGGCATCGATGGCGGTTGGTTGAGCACGAGGCCGCCCATGTCGTGATGGTCATCGCCCACCCTGAGCAGGGGTGATCGGCGCTCAGCGCAGGGTTTGGATGATCGCGCTGAAGTCCAGGTCGGCGTGGTCCTTGGCGAACTGCCGGTAGATCTCGGCGGCGTGAGTGCCCAGCGGTGCCGATGCACCCGTCGAGGACACGGCATCCATCGCCAAACCCAGATCCTTGTTCATCAGGGCGGTGGCAAAGCCAGGCTTGAAGTCATTGTTGGCCGGTGAGGCCGGAACCGGTCCGGGCACAGGGCAATTGGTGTGCACAGCCCAGCAGTTTCCGGTGGCTCCGGTGATGACGTCGAACAGCGACTGTGCGGGCAGGCCCAACTTCTCGGCCAGCACGAACGCCTCGCCGATGGCAATCTGTTGCACCGCCAGCACCATGTTGTTGCACAGTTTGGCGGCCTGTCCCGCGCCGGATGCCCCGCAGTGAATCACCTTGCTGGCCATCGGGTCCAGCACCGGTCTGGCCGTCTCGAGTGCGGTGCCGTCACCACCGACCATGAAGGCCAGGGTGCCTGCGGTCGCGCCTTTGATGCCGCCGGACACCGGCGCGTCGAGCTGGGCCATTCCGGCCGCCGTCGCTTGGGCGTTGACCTCGCGGGCGTCGTCGACGGAGATGGTGGAGGTGTCGATGAACAGCGTGCCGGGCGTTGCGGCCGGAAGTGCTTCGGCGTAGCAGGCTTTCACGACCGTGCCGTTGGGCAGTGAGGTGATGACGACGTCGGCTCCGCTCACCGCCGCGGCACCGGTCTCGAACACCGTCGCCCCCTTCTCTTCGGCGGTGGCGCGCAGCGCGGGCACCGGGTCGAAGCCGCGCACGGTGTAGCCGGCGTTGACCAGATTGGCCGCCATCGGGCCACCCATGTGGCCCAGCCCCAGGAATGCGATCGTCGTCATGTGCCGGCTCCTTTGCCCTCGTGCCTCAGTGTCCTAAGCCGTCGCGCGCACCCGGGCGGCTTCCGCGCGCCCGATGACCACACGCATGATTTCGTTGGTGCCCTCCAGGATTCGGTGCACGCGCAGATCGCGAACGATCTTCTCCAGCCCGTATTCCCGCAGATAGCCGTAGCCGCCGTGCAACTGCAGCGCCTGGTCGGCCACGTCATAGCAGGAATCGGTGACGTAGCGCTTGGCCATCGCGCACAGTTGCACCTTGTCCGGCTCGCCGCCGTCCAGGGCGACCGCCGCACGCCACAGCATCAGCCGTGAGGTTTCCAGCGCGGTGGCCATATCGGCGAGGGTGAACCGGATCGTCGGCTCGTCGAGCAGTGCAGCGCCGAAGGCTTCCCGATCCGCCAGGTAGGACACCGTCTTGTCGTAGGCCGCCTGCGCACCGCCCAGCGAGCAGGCGGCGATGTTGAGCCGACCGCCGTTGAGGCCGTTCATCGCGATGCCGAATCCGCTGCCTTCTCCGTCAGGGCCGCCGAGCATCGCCGATGCGGGAACCCGGGCGCCTTCCAGGATCACCTGAGCGGTGGGCTGGACGTTCCAGCCCATCTTCTCTTCGTTGGGGCCGAAACTGAGCCCGGGAGTGCCCTTTTCGACGATGAAGGCCGAGATTCCGCGTGGTCCGTCCGCCCCGGTGCGCGCCATGATGAGGTAGACGTCGGAGGCGCCGGCACCGGAGATGAACTGTTTGACGCCGTCGAGCACGTACTCGTCGCCGTCCCGGACGGCCCGGGTGCGCAATGCCGCTGCATCCGAACCGGCTCCGGGTTCGGTGAGGCAGTAGCTGGCGATCGTCTCCATGGACGCCAGTCGCGGGATCCACGAGCGGCGCTGCTCGGCGGTCCCGTAGGTGTCGATCATCCAGGCGCACATGTTGTGGATCGAGATGAACGCGGCCAGGGCCGGATCGGCGGCGGAGAGTTCCTCGAAGATCCGCACCGCGTCGATACGGCGCAGACCGCTACCGCCGACGTCCTCGCCGCAGTAGATCGCCCCCATCCCCAGTGCGGCGGCCGCACGCAGGACCTCGACCGGGAACTGCTTGGAGTGGTCCCACTCCAGGGCATGGGGCGCAAGACGTTTGGCGGCGAACGCGGCCGCCGTCTCGGCGATCACGCGCTCGTCGTCATCGAGGGTGAAGAGGCTCATGGCCCCTCTAGTCCATGGTGGGGATGACGAACTCGGCGCCATCCTTGATCCCCGAGGGCCAGCGCTCGGTGACGGTCTTGGTCTTGGTGTAGAACAGGATCGAGTGCGGGCCGTGCTGGTTGAGATCACCGAAGCCGGAACGCTTCCAGCCACCAAAGGTGTGGTAGGACACCGGGACCGGGATCGGCACGTTGACGCCGACCATGCCCACCTGGACACGGGAGACGAAGTCGCGGGCGGCGTCACCGTCGCGGGTGAAGATCGCCACGCCGTTGCCGTATTCGTGCTCGGTCGGAAGGCGAAGGGCCTCTTCGTAGTCGTGCGCCCGCACGATGCACAGCACCGGTCCGAAGATCTCGTCGGTGTAGATCGACATGTCGGTGCTGACGTGATCGAACAGGGTGGGGCCGATGAAGTATCCGCCCTCCAGGTTGGCGTCGCCGAAGGTCAGATCATCGGCGCCCTTCTCCCGGCCGTCGACCACGATCTCGGCACCGGCGGCCACGCCGGCGTCGATGTAGTCCCGCACCCGCTTGAGGGCGGCGCCGGTGACCAGCGGGCCGTAGTCGGCCTTCGGGTCCAGGCTGTGGCCGACGCGCAGGCCGTTGATCCGCTCGACGAGCCTGGCGCGCAACCGGTTTGCGGTTTCTTCGCCGACCGGCACGGCGACGCTGATCGCCATGCAGCGCTCACCGGCGCTGCCGTAGCCGGCACCGATCAGGGCGTCGACGGCCTGGTCGAGGTCGGCGTCGGGCATGATGATCATGTGGTTCTTGGCGCCGCCGAAGCACTGTGAACGCTTCCCGTTGGCAGCCGCGGTGGAGTAGATGTATTGCGCGATGTCGGAGCTGCCGACGAAGCCGACGGCCTTGACATCGGGGTGGGTCAGGATCGCGTCGACAGCTTCCTTGTCGCCCTGGACCACCTGGAACACACCCGCGGGCAGGCCGGCTTCGAGGAAGAGTTCGGCCAGCCGCACCGGCACCGAGGGGTCCCGCTCGGAGGGCTTGAGGATGAACGCGTTGCCGCATGCCAGGGCCGGGCCGGCCTTCCACAGCGGGATCATCGCGGGGAAGTTGAACGGGGTGATGCCGGCGACCACGCCCAGCGGCTGGCGGATCGAGTAGACGTCGATGCCGCCGCCGGCACCCTCGGTGAACTCGCCCTTGAGCAGGTGCGGAATGCCGATGGCGAACTCGATGACCTCGATGCCGCGCTGGATGTCACCGAGGGAGTCCGCGACGGTCTTGCCGTGTTCGATGCTGAGGAGCTCGGCCAGTTCATTGGCGTTGGCGTTGACCAGCTCGATGAACTTCATCAAGACCCGGGCGCGGCGCTGCGGGTTCCAGGCGGCCCATTCCTTCTGGGCTTCCACGGCCGAGGCGACTGCGGTGGCCACGTCGGCCTCGCTGGCCAGCAGCACCTGGGCCTGTACTTCGCCGGTGCTGGGGTTCAGGACATCAGCGGTGCGCGTGCTGCTGAGATTGCTGCGCTTGCCGTCGATGAAGTGCTGGATGGTTGTGCTCATAACTGTCCCTCGCATGGCCTGGCGGGTGAATACTAGGACATCCTAGTAACGTGGGCCGAGCTATCGCAAGGGCCGATATGCGGGCTCCTCGAAAGCGACTGTCAGTGGCCGCGTTTGGCGTAGGTCGCCTCGACCTGTTCTTTCAGCGGACCCCACCACCACTGGTTGTCGCGGTACCAGGCGATCGTGTTCGAGAGCCCGTCGGCGAAATCGGTGCGCTCGGGTGTCCAGCCGAGTTCGGCGCGCAGCGCGCTGGAGTCGATGGCGTAGCGAAGGTCGTGGCCGACCCGGTCGGTGACGTGGTCGAAGTCGTCGGGGTCGCGGTCCATCAGGTGCAGGATCAACCGCAGCACCGACAGATTGTCGCGTTCGCCGTCGGCCCCGATCAGATAGGTCCGACCGATCCGGCCCTCCTCGAGAATCCGCCACACCCCGGTGTTGTGGTCCGCCACGTGGATCCAGTCCCGGACATTCGTGCCCGCGCCGTACAGCTTGGGTCGGCGCCCGGTCAGGATGTTGGTGATCTGGCGCGGAATGAACTTCTCGATGTGCTGATACGGCCCATAGTTGTTGGAGCAGTTCGAGATCGTCGCGCGCACACCGTAAGAGCGCACCCAGGCCCGGACCAACAGATCAGCCGAGGCCTTCGTCGCCGAGTACGGGCTCGACGGGTTGTACGGCGTCGACGCCGTGAAGCGCAGGTCGCTGCCCAGCGGCAGGTCACCGTAGACCTCGTCGGTGGACACATGGTGCAGCCGAACGCCATGCCTGCGCACCGCTTCCAGGACGGAGAAGGTGCCGACGACGTTGCTGCGCAAGAAGATCGACGGATCGGCCAGCGAGTTGTCCACGTGGGTTTCGGCGGCGAAGTGAACCACTGCGTCGGACTCGCCGACGAGCCGCTCCACCAGCACCTCGTCGGTCAGATCGCCTTCGACGAGCCGGATCTGGTCCTGCACGCCGGCCAGCGATTCCCGGCTTCCGGCGTAGGTGAGTGCGTCGATGACGGTGATCGAGGTGCCGGGGCGCTCCCGCACAGTGCTGTGCACGAAATTGGCGCCGATGAACCCGGCCCCGCCGGTGACCAACAGTCGCATCGGCTCACCCTAACCGGCGGCCACTGCCCATCAGCGGGCTGCTCAGTCGGTCAACCCCAGCGGGCCGGCCAGTGCGGTCAGCGTCGGGATGAGCGTGTCCGGACCGCCCAGGACCTGGATCGCCACATGGTCGGCACCGGAGTCGAGGTGCTCGGTCAGGCGCGCGGCCACCGCTTCGGCCGTGCCGTGGGCCACCACCGCGTCGATCAGTTTGTCGCTGCCCGGCTTGGTGACGTCGGTGTCGGTGAAGCCCAGCCGCTTCCAGTTGTTGACGTAGTTGCTCAGGTCCAGATAGAAGCCGACGCTGTCGCGGCCGAGTGCGCGGGCGGCTTCGGCGTCGGTGGACAGCACCACCTTGTGCTCGGGAGCCAGGAACACCGAGCCGCCCACCAGATCGCGGGCCTGGGCGGTGTGTTCCGGGGTGGTGAGATAGGGATGGGCGCCGGCGCTGCGTTCGGCCGCCAGCTGCAATACCTTGGGGCCCAGCGCGGCGATCACGCGTCGGCTGGTGGGCACCTGCTGGGCGTCCAGCGCGTCGAGGTAGTCCACCAGCGCCGAGAAGGGCTTCTGGTACTCCTGGGTGTGTTCGGGGTGGCCCACGCCCACGCCGAGGAGGAACCGCCCCGGGTAGGCCGCTTCGATGCGGTGATACGACGCGGCCACCTCGTCGGCAGGGGCGCTCCAGATGTTGACGATGCCGGTGGCCACGGACAGGTTCTCGGTGGCCGCCAGGATCGGTTCGACGAAATCCAGTCCGGCCGGCGGCGAGCCGCCGACCCAGACCGCGCCGTAGCCCAGTCGTTCGATCTCACCGGCCTGCTCGAGATGCGGCGCACCGGCGGTCCACACCCCGAATCGGCCGAGGTCGGGCTTGAGCAGGGTGGGGTCGGTCACGACGTTTCTCCTTCGGATTACAGGCCGAGCGGTCCGGCCAGTTCGGCCAGCGCCGGGACGAGTTTGTCGGGTGAGGTCAAGACCTGCACCGGCACATGGTCGGCGCCGGCGTCCAGGTGCTCGGTCAGGCGTGCGGCGATGGCCTCCCGCGTGCCGTAGGCGACGACGGCATCGACCAGCCTGTCGCTGCCCGGGCGGGCGACGTCGGCGTCGGTGAAGCCCAACCGCTTCCAGCTGTTGAGGTAGTTCTGCAGATTGAGGTAGATGTCGAGGGCCTTGCGGCCGACGGCCCGCGCCTGCTCCGGGTCGGTGGTCAGGACGGCCTTGTGCTCAGGTGCCAGGAAAGCCTCCGGTCCGATCAGGGCGCGTGCCTGCGCGGTGTGCTCGGGCGTGGTCAGGTAGGGATGCGCACCGGCGCTGCGCCGCGCCGAAAGCGTCAGAACCTTCGGTCCGAGTGCGGCGACGACGCGGCTGCCCTTGGGTACCCCGTATTCGTCGAGCTTGTCCAGATACGTGGTGAGCGCGTCGATCGGCTTCTGGTACTGCTGATGTGCTTCGGGGTGGCCGACGCCGATGCCCAGGATGAACCGGCCGGGGTAGGCGGCCTCGATGCGGTGGAACGACTCGGCGACCGGGCCGGCCGCGGCGGTCCAGATGTTGACGATCCCGGTGGCCACCTTGAGCGTGGTGGTCTGCTCCAGGATCGGCTCCACCCAATCCAATTCGGCCGGCGGCGAGCCGCCCACCCACACCGCTCCATAGCCGAGCGCTTCGATCTCCTTGGCTTGCTGCGGCGTGACGCCGCGGCTGAACGAGCCGAAGCGGCCCAAGTCAGGTTTGGTGTCGCTCATTGCTCGTCCAACCTCACTTCGGTCGCCAACTATTCCGGCGCGGGCAGTTCCACCGGTGTCGTGGCCAGGGGCGCTGGCGCGACCAGAGGCAGCAGAATGGTGAAGCAGGTGTTGCCGGGCTCGGACGTGACCTGGATGTCGCCCTGGTGCTTTTCGACGACGATGCGGCGCGCCAGGTCCAATC is a window from the Mycolicibacterium anyangense genome containing:
- a CDS encoding CoA-acylating methylmalonate-semialdehyde dehydrogenase codes for the protein MSTTIQHFIDGKRSNLSSTRTADVLNPSTGEVQAQVLLASEADVATAVASAVEAQKEWAAWNPQRRARVLMKFIELVNANANELAELLSIEHGKTVADSLGDIQRGIEVIEFAIGIPHLLKGEFTEGAGGGIDVYSIRQPLGVVAGITPFNFPAMIPLWKAGPALACGNAFILKPSERDPSVPVRLAELFLEAGLPAGVFQVVQGDKEAVDAILTHPDVKAVGFVGSSDIAQYIYSTAAANGKRSQCFGGAKNHMIIMPDADLDQAVDALIGAGYGSAGERCMAISVAVPVGEETANRLRARLVERINGLRVGHSLDPKADYGPLVTGAALKRVRDYIDAGVAAGAEIVVDGREKGADDLTFGDANLEGGYFIGPTLFDHVSTDMSIYTDEIFGPVLCIVRAHDYEEALRLPTEHEYGNGVAIFTRDGDAARDFVSRVQVGMVGVNVPIPVPVSYHTFGGWKRSGFGDLNQHGPHSILFYTKTKTVTERWPSGIKDGAEFVIPTMD
- the rfbB gene encoding dTDP-glucose 4,6-dehydratase; this translates as MRLLVTGGAGFIGANFVHSTVRERPGTSITVIDALTYAGSRESLAGVQDQIRLVEGDLTDEVLVERLVGESDAVVHFAAETHVDNSLADPSIFLRSNVVGTFSVLEAVRRHGVRLHHVSTDEVYGDLPLGSDLRFTASTPYNPSSPYSATKASADLLVRAWVRSYGVRATISNCSNNYGPYQHIEKFIPRQITNILTGRRPKLYGAGTNVRDWIHVADHNTGVWRILEEGRIGRTYLIGADGERDNLSVLRLILHLMDRDPDDFDHVTDRVGHDLRYAIDSSALRAELGWTPERTDFADGLSNTIAWYRDNQWWWGPLKEQVEATYAKRGH
- a CDS encoding LLM class F420-dependent oxidoreductase, which encodes MTDPTLLKPDLGRFGVWTAGAPHLEQAGEIERLGYGAVWVGGSPPAGLDFVEPILAATENLSVATGIVNIWSAPADEVAASYHRIEAAYPGRFLLGVGVGHPEHTQEYQKPFSALVDYLDALDAQQVPTSRRVIAALGPKVLQLAAERSAGAHPYLTTPEHTAQARDLVGGSVFLAPEHKVVLSTDAEAARALGRDSVGFYLDLSNYVNNWKRLGFTDTDVTKPGSDKLIDAVVAHGTAEAVAARLTEHLDSGADHVAIQVLGGPDTLIPTLTALAGPLGLTD
- a CDS encoding LLM class F420-dependent oxidoreductase — encoded protein: MSDTKPDLGRFGSFSRGVTPQQAKEIEALGYGAVWVGGSPPAELDWVEPILEQTTTLKVATGIVNIWTAAAGPVAESFHRIEAAYPGRFILGIGVGHPEAHQQYQKPIDALTTYLDKLDEYGVPKGSRVVAALGPKVLTLSARRSAGAHPYLTTPEHTAQARALIGPEAFLAPEHKAVLTTDPEQARAVGRKALDIYLNLQNYLNSWKRLGFTDADVARPGSDRLVDAVVAYGTREAIAARLTEHLDAGADHVPVQVLTSPDKLVPALAELAGPLGL